The Littorina saxatilis isolate snail1 linkage group LG13, US_GU_Lsax_2.0, whole genome shotgun sequence genome contains a region encoding:
- the LOC138945319 gene encoding uncharacterized protein, giving the protein MAMRTLQGRQGALSLLRYPWSSPTYKASVRHATGAYYVLLPETPPDTSDDNAVMQFHETPRFSAITPERCVTGCAKLAIQFETQLGNHIETLKDISEEKTFSRVFDPIETVSVPLNTAWRTAKNLNYVAGSDHFRQAFTRIHPQVERAKNERWISETLYYASQEVNAHSQNHTEFQQRLVSLYLLEGRLNGIELRGAEKRRFIDTLKVLALERNNFRNRVMLCQGMFSHRIDDFSAVAEMPRNILTHMAEDHLNPSRGPWRVTLQQNVYLPFLDNCRDRSLRWNAWNAYNSRASVHFNDRNLGNHKLIEQLREYRKDIAQMLGYENFAEMSMETKMAGTVENVVNMIETLKGKFKPVAQEEMIELQKFAGSEGFKEPLQVWDVGYWRRKYREHLFRYDEDLVAEHFPLEKVLQGLFDHCTAMFGITIRESTGSVETWHPDVRYFELFDDQGQCISSFFFDPFTRPADKLGGAWMEMGREQSELMGTKPYSYLTLNLHKPVLQSSPVLMYFGDVLSLFHEFGHGLQQLLTKVPYSELAGQKNVEWDAVQVCARFMQHWLLEPSFLRKLSSHHQTGDKLPDDLLTLVLKAHNHFAAYDMMRQLYLSAYDMEIYISNNHWHDAMTRVWDEYMLLPLSQDDNHPCSFTHIFSDQYPAAYYSYKWSEMIAADVFAAFKEAGLEDPQKVRAVGSRFAETFLALGGGVPASEVFRRFRGRDPSLHALQEHLGVK; this is encoded by the exons ATGGCGATGCGCACGCTGCAAGGTCGTCAAGGGGCCCTGAGCCTCTTGCGTTATCCCTGGTCCTCTCCAACCTACAAGGCGTCCGTACGACATGCAACAGGTGCCTACTATGTTCTTCTTCCCGAAACACCGCCTGACACGTCTGACGACAACGCAGTGATGCAATTTCACGAGACGCCGCGCTTCTCTGCCATCACTCCTGAACGTTGTGTAACTGGCTGTGCCAAGCTCGCGATTCAGTTCGAAACACAGCTAGGAAACCACATCGAGACCCTCAAAGACATATCTGAAGAGAAAACTTTCAGCAGGGTGTTCGACCCCATCGAGACGGTGTCTGTGCCGCTGAACACCGCGTGGAGAACGGCGAAGAACCTCAACTATGTCGCCGGGTCTGACCATTTCAGACAAGCCTTCACCAGGATCCATCCCCAGGTAGAAAGAGCCAAGAACGAAAGGTGGATCAGCGAGACTCTGTACTACGCCAGCCAAGAGGTGAACGCTCACAGTCAGAATCATACAGAGTTCCAACAGCGGTTAGTGTCTCTGTATTTGCTTGAAGGACGTCTGAACGGTATAGAGCTTCGTGGGGCGGAGAAACGTCGTTTCATTGACACTCTCAAAGTGTTGGCACTGGAGAGAAACAATTTTCGCAACAGAGTCATGCTGTGTCAAGGCATGTTTTCACATAGGATTGATGACTTCTCCGCCGTCGCGGAAATGCCCCGGAACATTCTTACTCACATGGCGGAGGATCACTTGAACCCTAGTCGTGGACCTTGGCGTGTCACACTCCAACAAAATGTGTACCTGCCCTTCCTCGATAACTGCCGTGACCGCTCTTTACGCTGGAACGCATGGAACGCTTACAACAGCAGAGCTTCAGTTCACTTCAACGACCGCAACCTCGGCAACCACAAACTGATCGAGCAGCTGCGAGAGTATCGCAAAGACATTGCCCAGATGTTGGGTTACGAAAACTTTGCCGAAATGTCCATGGAGACCAAAATGGCAGGTACTGTCGAAAACGTAGTCAACATGATAGAGACGCTGAAGGGAAAGTTCAAACCTGTAGCTCAGGAAGAGATGATAGAGCTGCAGAAATTCGCCGGCAGTGAAGGTTTCAAGGAACCGCTGCAAGTGTGGGATGTGGGGTATTGGCGGAGAAAGTACCGAGAACACCTGTTCAGGTATGACGAAGACCTCGTGGCAGAACACTTCCCACTAGAAAAAGTTCTGCAAGGACTCTTCGACCACTGCACCGCCATGTTTGGGATCACGATCAGGGAAAGCACAGGGAGCGTGGAAACGTGGCACCCGGACGTCCGCTATTTTGAACTCTTTGACGATCAGGGACAATGTATCAGCTCATTCTTCTTCGACCCTTTCACCCGCCCCGCTGACAAACTGGGGGGAGCTTGGATGGAGATGGGGAGGGAGCAGAGCGAGCTAATGGGAACCAAGCCCTACTCCTACCTCACATTGAACCTGCACAAGCCAGTGTTGCAGTCGTCGCCTGTGCTGATGTACTTTGGTGACGTCTTGTCGCTGTTCCACGAGTTTGGTCACGGCCTGCAACAACTGCTGACCAAGGTTCCCTACAGCGAGCTGGCTGGACAGAAGAATGTGGAGTGGGATGCTGTGCAG gtgtgcGCTCGCTTCATGCAGCACTGGCTGCTGGAGCCGTCCTTCCTGCGCAAGCTGTCCTCGCACCACCAGACGGGCGATAAGCTGCCCGACGACCTCCTGACCCTGGTCCTCAAGGCCCACAACCACTTCGCCGCCTACGACATGATGCGTCAGCTCTACCTCTCGGCCTACGACATGGAGATCTACATCTCCAACAACCACTGGCACGACGCCATGACGCGCGTGTGGGACGAGTACATGCTTCTGCCGTTGAGTCAGGATGACAACCACCCCTGTTCCTTCACCCATATTTTCTCGGACCAGTACCCCGCAGCCTACTACTCCTACAAGTGGTCGGAGATGATCGCGGCGGACGTCTTTGCTGCGTTCAAAGAAGCTGGCTTGGAGGATCCACAGAAAGTGAGAGCTGTCGGTTCGCGATTCGCCGAGACGTTCTTGGCGCTCGGGGGTGGGGTTCCAGCCAGCGAGGTCTTCCGCCGGTTCCGGGGTCGTGACCCTTCCCTACATGCTTTGCAGGAGCATTTAGGTGTGAAGTGA
- the LOC138946195 gene encoding uncharacterized protein — protein MAGGPSRALSHWLVSVQSQWIVGVVRSGFRLLWKDGKAPLVRRPPAFRPPSSQEAISVLRSEIDSLVQKGAVEKVLDHSSPGFYGRLFAVPKASGAWRPVLDLSFLNTFLREIRFKMETPASVRDSLRPGDWATSIDLTDAYFHILMHPADRKWLRFRWASQVYQFRALPFGLSLAPWVFTMVVRQVCALVRSRGVRLRAYLDDWLILSQSQVGCEQDTQSVLREANMFGFSINRSKSELTPCQTFTYLGMSFDTVAWTVQPSQKRVDKLQACIRSTLPLPRASLRTLASILGQMESMALLVPLGRVHKRPFQLALKPFVDSPTVDWNALIPLQGWFQSATLPWLDTEWVCRGVPIALPAPDLDLFTDASLVGWGAHTDQLTASEHQIRLSARYLPGSLNTLADALSRSDRVLQTEWTITHGALDRLWSLVQKPQVDLFATRFSKRLPVFVSPFPDPEAWETNAMDISWSGLEAYAFPPFQLLTRVLRKAEQEGPSLLLIAPLWPSQPWFPDLLRLAQGPPIPLALTRGELVQPHTGSLHAEPQMLNLHAWRLCGLL, from the exons atggcggggggcccttCCCGGGCACTTTCCCATTGGCTCGTGTCTGTACAGAGTCAATGGATCGTGGGGGTCGTGAGGTCGGGCTTCCGTCTTCTCTGGAAAGATGGCAAGGCACCTCTGGTCAGGCGTCCGCCGGCGTTCAGGCCTCCCTCCTCGCAGGAAGCCATTTCCGTCCTTCGGTCGGAAATAGACTCCCTGGTGCAGAAGGGCGCAGTGGAGAAAGTCCTCGACCACAGTTCCCCTGGGTTTTACGGACGGCTTTTCGCCGTCCCCAAAGCCTCAGGGGCATGGCGTCCTGTCTTGGACCTGTCGTTCCTCAATACCTTTTTGAGGGAGATaaggttcaagatggagacgccagcgtcggtcagggactctctccgcccgggagattgggcgacttccatcgacctgacggatgcatacttccatattcttatgcatccagccgaccggaaatggcttcgtttccggtgggcaaGTCAGGTTTACCAGTTTCGCGCCCTTCCTTTTGGCCTGTCTCTCGCCCCTTGGGTCTTCACCATGGTCGTGAGACAGGTCTGCGCGCTGGTGAGGTCGCGGGGTGTCCGGCTACGTGCctacctggacgattggctcatccTGAGTCAGAGTCAGGTGGGGTGCGAGCAGGATACCCAATCGGTTCTTCGGGAGGCCAACATGTTTGGCttctcgatcaaccgatcaaagtcggagctgacaccgtgtcagacgttcacctacttgggaatgtctttcgacacggtggcTTGGACTGTTCAGCCCTCTCAgaagagggtggacaagctccaggcgtgcatacgctccactttgcctctcccgAGGGCCTCCCTGCGGACTTTGGCCTCCATCttagggcagatggagtccatggctctcCTGGTCCCCTTGGGgagggtccacaaacgtcccTTTCAGCTGGCGCTGAAGCCGTTCGTGGACTCTCCCACGGTGGATTGGAATGCCCTCATCCCtctccagggatggttccaatccgctacccttccgtggctggacacggagtgggtgtGCAGGGGCGTGCCGATAGCCCTTCCTGCCCCAGATTTGGACCTGTTCACGGACGCGTccttggtggggtggggggctcacacagaccagctgactgcgtcag AGCATCAAATCAGGCTTTCGGCCAGGTACCTGCCCGGAAGCTTGAACACGCTGGCGGACGCGCTCAGCCGCTCCGACAGAGTGCTTCAAacagagtggaccatcactcacggagcgctggatcgtctctggtctcttgtgcagaaacctcaggtggacctttttgccaccaggttctcgaagagactaccagtgttcgtCTCACCATTCCCGGATCCCGAGGCGTGGGAGACGAACGCGATGGACATTTCCTGGTCAGGCCTGGAGGCTTACGCGTTCCCGCCATTCCAGTTGCTCACGCGAgttctcaggaaggcggagcaGGAGGGCCCGTCCCTCCTGCTGATCGCTCCTCTTTGGCCGTCTCAGCCGTGGTTCCCGGACCTGCTGAGACTCGCCCAgggccctcccattcctctcgctCTCACGCGAGGAGAACTGGTACAGCCTCACACCGGCAGCCTCCACGCAGAGCCTCAGATGCTGAATCTTCACGCGTGGAGGTTGTGCGGTCTTCTCTGA
- the LOC138945318 gene encoding metallo-beta-lactamase domain-containing protein 1-like isoform X2, translated as MYEVIVLKEGYTKPVQKGHFKAGGSVTLLKGPQNIVVDTGSPWDRELLLNGLKANGLSPDLINYVICSHGHSDHVGNLNLFQNSVHIVSYDICKGDQYIMHDFIEGIPYEIDENVEIWPTPGHTGADVSVIVRGTKHGTVAVAGDLFECFEDLEEPELWQNSSEQPEQQQQSRFDVLRVADAIVPGHGAMFQVPAEYRKQMRMVMMQEERYMEECGEGASVHASFRSECVIVETD; from the exons ATGTACGAAGTGATAGTGCTGAAGGAAGGCTACACCAAGCCAGTACAGAAAG GCCATTTTAAGGCAGGGGGCTCCGTGACACTGCTCAAAGGTCCACAAAACATTGTGGTGGATACCGGCAGCCCCTGGGACAGAGAACTGCTGCTTAACG GCCTGAAAGCCAACGGGTTAAGCCCCGATCTGATAAACTACGTCATTTGCTCACACGGACATTCCGACCACGTAGGGAACTTGAACCTCTTTCAAAACTCGGTTCACATAGTGTCGTACGACATCTGCAAGGGAGACCAATACATCATGCATGATTTTATTGAG GGCATACCGTATGAGATCGATGAGAATGTGGAAATCTGGCCGACGCCGGGCCATACTGGGGCCGACGTCTCCGTGATTGTTAGGGGTACCAAACACGGCACAGTGGCCGTTGCAG GTGACCTGTTTGAGTGTTTTGAGGATCTGGAGGAGCCTGAGCTGTGGCAGAACAGCAGCGAGCAGCCGgagcagcagcaacagagtcgatTTGACGTGCTCCGGGTGGCCGACGCCATCGTTCCAGGGCACGGAGCCATGTTCCAGGTTCCAGCGGAGTACCGCAAACAGATGCGTATGGTGATGATGCAAGAGGAACGCTACATGGAAGAGTGCGGGGAAGGGGCCAGTGTGCATGCTTCTTTTCGTTCTGAGTGTGTGATTGTAGAAACTGATTGA
- the LOC138945318 gene encoding metallo-beta-lactamase domain-containing protein 1-like isoform X1, whose product MYEVIVLKEGYTKPVQKGHFKAGGSVTLLKGPQNIVVDTGSPWDRELLLNALLGQGVEAKDVNFSVCTSGGADKVGNLNLFPEATHIVASGVCRQGSYFQHGFQEGIPYEIDENVEIWPTPGHTGADVSVIVRGTKHGTVAVAGDLFECFEDLEEPELWQNSSEQPEQQQQSRFDVLRVADAIVPGHGAMFQVPAEYRKQMRMVMMQEERYMEECGEGASVHASFRSECVIVETD is encoded by the exons ATGTACGAAGTGATAGTGCTGAAGGAAGGCTACACCAAGCCAGTACAGAAAG GCCATTTTAAGGCAGGGGGCTCCGTGACACTGCTCAAAGGTCCACAAAACATTGTGGTGGATACCGGCAGCCCCTGGGACAGAGAACTGCTGCTTAACG CATTGCTAGGCCAGGGTGTGGAAGCAAAGGATGTCAATTTTTCTGTCTGCACAAGCGGAGGGGCGGACAAAGTGGGAAATTTGAATCTGTTTCCTGAGGCAACGCACATAGTTGCCAGCGGAGTTTGTCGACAAGGATCCTACTTTCAGCATGGCTTTCAGGAG GGCATACCGTATGAGATCGATGAGAATGTGGAAATCTGGCCGACGCCGGGCCATACTGGGGCCGACGTCTCCGTGATTGTTAGGGGTACCAAACACGGCACAGTGGCCGTTGCAG GTGACCTGTTTGAGTGTTTTGAGGATCTGGAGGAGCCTGAGCTGTGGCAGAACAGCAGCGAGCAGCCGgagcagcagcaacagagtcgatTTGACGTGCTCCGGGTGGCCGACGCCATCGTTCCAGGGCACGGAGCCATGTTCCAGGTTCCAGCGGAGTACCGCAAACAGATGCGTATGGTGATGATGCAAGAGGAACGCTACATGGAAGAGTGCGGGGAAGGGGCCAGTGTGCATGCTTCTTTTCGTTCTGAGTGTGTGATTGTAGAAACTGATTGA